The proteins below are encoded in one region of Lactuca sativa cultivar Salinas chromosome 3, Lsat_Salinas_v11, whole genome shotgun sequence:
- the LOC111920853 gene encoding uncharacterized protein LOC111920853 encodes MALRYEDKEEILDKELVEINESTTTPKEITEYKAQCKEATKVSCIMLATITPELQKFYEDYWHYDMHQDLIEKYHQIARQERYEIVSSSITTKMKDGKSITTHLQRMRRYVDRFLQLNVNFDEDLAIDIILHSLPPCYEQFKMNYHMNK; translated from the coding sequence ATGGCCCTAAGGTACGAGGACAAGGAAGAGATTCTCGACAAAGAACTCGTTGAGATCAACGAATCTACTACTACTCCTAAAGAAATCACCGAGTATAAGGCACAATGCAAAGAAGCAACAAAGGTGTCATGTATCATGCTAGCCACTATAACTCCCGAGCTTCAAAAGTTCTACGAGGACTATTGGcattatgacatgcaccaagatttgatagAAAAGTACCATCAAATTGCAcgtcaagagaggtacgagatagtTTCCTCGTCAATCACGACTAAAATGAAGGATGGaaagtccatcacgacccacttgcaaagAATGCGAAGATACGTGGATCGTTTTCTCCAGCTAAATGTCAACTTTGATGAAGACTTGGCCATTGATATTATCCTccactctttacctccttgttatgagCAGTTCAAGATgaattatcatatgaacaagtaa